Proteins from a genomic interval of Tachyglossus aculeatus isolate mTacAcu1 chromosome 8, mTacAcu1.pri, whole genome shotgun sequence:
- the SOX18 gene encoding transcription factor SOX-18, with the protein MNRSAPPYCVEEIPQARGDCSWGPGPEPASDPGLAFRRTPGLDSAPSRTPSPAPGSGPGSGPGSGPGSGPGFAPSPEPGYGYSPPPGRGDGKPSEDSRIRRPMNAFMVWAKDERKRLAQQNPDLHNAVLSKMLGQSWKALSPGEKRPFVEEAERLRIQHLQDHPNYKYRPRRKKQAKKIKRLEPNILLHNLSQPRSGEGFAMTHPGAAQAGHPQPPPLNHFRELHPLGSDLENYGLPTPEMSPLDVLEQSEPAFFPPHMQEDCGLMAFRAPYPQPAPHGPPLEYPPEKALGRDLLGPYGQPPASAQLAEALRTAPPPGLYYGQMCAAPGPPAGLSPHLGQLSPPPEAHHLDGVEQLSQAELWTDVDRNEFDQYLNMSRTRPDGPALPYQVSLAKVTPRPLSCEESSLISALSDASSAVYYSTCITG; encoded by the exons ATGAATAGATCTGCGCCGCCTTACTGTGTAGAGGAGATCCCGCAAGCCAGGGGCGACTGTTCATGGGGTCCCGGGCCGGAGCCCGCCTCTGACCCCGGGCTCGCCTTCCGCCGCACCCCGGGGCTCGACTCCGCGCCCAGCCggacccccagcccggcccccggctccggccccggctccggccccggctccggccccggctccggccccggcTTCGCC CCCAGCCCGGAGCCCGGCTATGGATACAGTCCGCCCCCGGGCCGGGGCGACGGCAAGCCCAGCGAGGACTCCCGCATCCGCCGGCCCATGAACGCCTTCATGGTCTGGGCCAAGGACGAGCGCAAGCGGCTGGCGCAGCAGAACCCGGACCTGCACAACGCCGTGCTCAGCAAGATGCTGG GTCAGTCGTGGAAAGCCCTGAGCCCCGGCGAGAAGCGGCCGTTCGTGGAGGAGGCGGAGCGGCTGCGCATCCAGCATCTGCAGGATCACCCCAATTACAAGTACCGCCCCCGGAGGAAGAAGCAGGCCAAGAAAATCAAGAGGCTGGAACCCAATATCCTGCTGCACAACCTTTCCCAGCCCCGCAGCGGCGAGGGCTTCGCCATGACTCACCCCGGGGCGGCCCAGGCCggccacccccagcctccccccctCAACCACTTCAGAGAACTCCACCCCCTGGGCTCGGACCTGGAGAACTACGGGCTGCCCACGCCGGAGATGTCCCCGCTGGACGTGCTGGAGCAGAGCGAGCCGGCCTTCTTCCCCCCGCACATGCAGGAGGACTGCGGGCTGATGGCCTTCCGGGCCCCCTACCCGCAACCGGCCCCGCACGGCCCGCCGCTGGAGTACCCCCCGGAGAAGGCCCTGGGCCGGGACCTGCTGGGGCCCTACGGGCAGCCCCCGGCCTCAGCCCAGCTGGCCGAGGCCCTGAGGACCGCCCCGCCGCCCGGCCTCTACTACGGCCAGATGTGcgccgcccccgggcccccggccggCCTGTCCCCCCACCTGGGCCAGCTGTCCCCCCCGCCCGAGGCCCACCACCTGGACGGCGTGGAGCAACTGAGTCAGGCCGAGCTGTGGACGGACGTGGACCGCAATGAGTTCGATCAGTACCTGAACATGAGCCGGACTCGACCGGACGGCCCGGCCCTTCCCTATCAGGTGTCTCTGGCCAAAGTGACTCCGCGGCCCCTCTCCTGCGAGGAGAGCAGTCTCATCTCGGCCTTGTCCGACGCCAGCAGCGCCGTGTACTATAGCACCTGTATCACCGGGTAG